The Ferrimicrobium acidiphilum DSM 19497 genome window below encodes:
- a CDS encoding PIN domain-containing protein, protein MWWLIRACSLQSCSTNEGAICPAIRSYAASSAQDQWEETQHELPKRAKKIVEHGHLSQAQVDLLLGDVDELFTSRTIEFIPSSAYEEKEELALRRVPQDPKDWAPVALAITMDAGILTRDGDFLGCGLPTWTVETPRLELENL, encoded by the coding sequence TTGTGGTGGTTGATACGAGCGTGCTCGCTGCAGAGCTGCTCCACAAACGAGGGCGCGATCTGTCCCGCCATCCGGAGTTACGCAGCGTCATCCGCTCAAGACCAATGGGAAGAGACACAACACGAACTACCGAAACGGGCCAAGAAGATTGTGGAGCATGGTCATTTGAGCCAAGCACAAGTCGATCTGCTGTTAGGCGACGTTGATGAACTCTTCACCAGCCGCACCATTGAGTTCATTCCTTCTTCTGCCTACGAGGAGAAGGAGGAACTTGCACTTCGGCGAGTGCCACAAGATCCAAAGGATTGGGCTCCTGTCGCGCTAGCCATAACCATGGATGCTGGCATTCTTACTCGCGACGGTGACTTTCTCGGATGCGGACTTCCGACGTGGACGGTAGAGACCCCGCGTCTGGAGCTTGAGAACCTGTGA